One stretch of Cohnella algarum DNA includes these proteins:
- a CDS encoding AAA family ATPase — MKPIRLTLTAFGPYRDAETIDFSLLEDRRLFVISGNTGAGKTTIFDAVCFALYGCARGGPFGNPAFAQPFCRRQYVHVRRFRVRHRQPHVPRVPPDAVSQGGQQERNPGRAELFETTSGTEVPLLDRFTLSEVNARLESLIGLTKDQFSQIVMLPQGEFRKLLTSDTDNKEDIMRRIFRTGLYQKVEERFYRKQRDLKEELRSAKERLEYAMAQVRDVLPVREEGALGAACGKRRTARSR; from the coding sequence ATGAAGCCGATCCGGCTTACGTTGACGGCCTTCGGTCCGTACCGCGATGCGGAAACGATCGATTTCAGCCTGCTGGAGGACCGCCGCCTGTTCGTCATTTCGGGCAATACCGGCGCCGGGAAAACGACGATTTTCGATGCGGTCTGCTTTGCGCTGTACGGGTGCGCGAGGGGAGGACCGTTCGGAAATCCGGCTTTTGCGCAGCCATTTTGCCGACGACAATACGTTCACGTCCGTCGATTTCGCGTTCGGCATCGGCAGCCGCACGTACCGCGTGTTCCGCCAGATGCCGTTTCGCAAGGCGGGCAACAAGAGCGAAACCCCGGCCGCGCGGAGCTGTTCGAGACGACTTCGGGGACGGAAGTCCCGCTGCTGGACCGCTTTACGCTATCCGAGGTGAACGCCCGGCTGGAATCGCTCATCGGCTTGACGAAAGACCAGTTCAGCCAGATCGTCATGCTGCCGCAGGGCGAGTTCCGCAAGCTGCTGACTTCGGATACGGACAACAAGGAAGACATTATGCGGCGGATTTTCCGGACGGGACTCTATCAGAAAGTCGAGGAGCGGTTTTACCGGAAGCAGCGGGATTTGAAGGAGGAGCTGCGCTCGGCCAAGGAGCGGCTCGAATACGCGATGGCCCAGGTGCGGGACGTGCTCCCGGTCCGCGAGGAAGGGGCGCTGGGCGCCGCTTGCGGCAAGAGGCGTACAGCCCGATCCAGGTGA
- a CDS encoding ArsR/SmtB family transcription factor, with amino-acid sequence MKIPVTVRQMAVLECFSSESRVRIIELLNRKPMNVKELAEALGVSSAIVTKHVQKLEEAGIIRTESLSGARAGRRCAISGSIRLPCC; translated from the coding sequence ATGAAAATTCCCGTCACCGTCCGGCAAATGGCCGTGCTGGAATGCTTTTCTTCGGAAAGCCGCGTCCGCATCATCGAGCTTTTGAACAGGAAGCCGATGAACGTCAAGGAATTGGCGGAAGCGCTCGGCGTCTCGTCCGCGATCGTTACGAAGCACGTCCAGAAATTGGAGGAAGCCGGCATCATCCGCACCGAAAGCCTGTCCGGCGCAAGAGCCGGCAGAAGGTGTGCCATCTCCGGCTCGATTCGATTACCCTGCTGCTGA
- a CDS encoding sugar-binding domain-containing protein — protein MNGEWQFEFDFSRSGKERGLQASDATLKQKIVVPFCPESKLSGIGHTDFIPAVWYKRSFTLPGGWEGGEVLLHFGAVDYEAEVWINDVPVGKHRGGYGSFSFPIGRALVPGENVVTVYAEDDVRSGLQPRGKQSGTYHSRGCDYTRTTGIWQTVWLEHVPETHLVSFRLVPDPANARLHVTAKVAGLSGDVALRCSAELDGKPAGSETARVGSSSASLSIPLTETRLWQPGAPALYDLKLELLKDGQTVDRPTRISGCAPSGLTG, from the coding sequence TTGAATGGGGAATGGCAGTTCGAATTCGACTTTTCCCGAAGCGGCAAGGAGCGGGGGCTGCAAGCTTCCGACGCAACGCTTAAGCAAAAAATCGTCGTCCCTTTCTGCCCCGAAAGCAAACTTTCCGGCATCGGCCATACCGATTTCATTCCCGCGGTGTGGTATAAGCGCAGCTTTACGCTGCCGGGCGGCTGGGAAGGCGGAGAGGTTCTGCTGCATTTCGGAGCGGTGGACTACGAAGCCGAAGTGTGGATCAACGACGTGCCGGTCGGCAAGCATCGCGGCGGCTACGGCTCCTTTTCCTTCCCGATCGGCCGCGCGCTCGTTCCGGGCGAAAACGTGGTGACCGTCTATGCGGAGGACGACGTCCGTTCGGGCTTGCAGCCTCGGGGAAAACAAAGCGGGACATACCATTCGCGGGGCTGCGACTATACCCGGACGACGGGCATTTGGCAAACCGTTTGGCTTGAACATGTGCCGGAAACGCACCTCGTTTCGTTCCGTCTCGTTCCCGATCCCGCAAACGCCCGGCTCCACGTAACGGCAAAAGTGGCCGGACTCTCGGGCGATGTCGCGCTCCGCTGTTCCGCCGAACTCGACGGCAAACCGGCCGGCTCGGAGACCGCGCGGGTCGGCTCCTCTTCCGCGAGCCTGTCGATTCCGCTGACGGAAACGCGCTTGTGGCAGCCGGGAGCCCCCGCTCTCTACGATCTGAAGCTGGAGCTGCTGAAGGACGGCCAGACGGTCGACCGGCCGACTCGTATTTCGGGCTGCGCTCCGTCCGGCTTGACGGGATGA
- a CDS encoding glycoside hydrolase family 2 TIM barrel-domain containing protein: MGLDISTGEGLIRFLPEWLENVERDFNHPSLIGWCPFNETWDSSRGTRQNDEVLRIVYEATKAVDPTRPVTDTSGNYHVATDIFDVHDYDQNPESFRARHQPLAEGGEPWVSFPERQSYGGQPYFVSEYGGIWWNPGQTDSNGWATGTGRKAKRSFSPGTRASRMRCWTTRTSSGSAIRSCTISSRK; this comes from the coding sequence TTGGGGTTGGATATTTCGACCGGCGAAGGCTTGATCCGGTTTCTTCCCGAATGGCTGGAAAACGTCGAACGCGATTTCAACCATCCGAGCCTGATCGGCTGGTGCCCGTTTAACGAAACCTGGGATTCGTCCCGCGGCACCCGGCAAAACGACGAGGTGCTCCGCATCGTCTACGAAGCGACGAAAGCCGTCGACCCGACGCGACCGGTCACCGACACGAGCGGGAACTATCACGTTGCGACGGATATTTTCGACGTGCACGATTACGATCAAAACCCGGAGTCGTTCCGCGCCCGGCATCAGCCCTTGGCCGAAGGCGGAGAGCCGTGGGTTTCCTTTCCCGAAAGGCAATCGTACGGAGGGCAGCCCTATTTCGTCAGCGAGTACGGCGGCATTTGGTGGAATCCGGGGCAAACCGACAGCAACGGCTGGGCTACGGGGACCGGCCGCAAAGCGAAGCGGAGTTTCTCGCCCGGTACGAGGGCCTCACGAATGCGTTGCTGGACAACCCGAACATCTTCGGGTTCTGCTATACGCAGCTGTACGATATCGAGCAGGAAGTGA
- a CDS encoding IS1182 family transposase, whose amino-acid sequence MYIQYTMDQLCLPMDLEEDIPANHLVRVVNAAVNRLDDAIFDAAYPGGGRDSYHPKMLTKVIIYAYTQRIYSSRQIAKAVRENIMFMWIAGRQRPDFRTINRFRSERMKTVLETVFTAVLQFLAEENYVQLEHYFVDGTKIEANANRYTFVWGKAVVKHKAKLQEKVQTLFATIEEAEKQEEGTHDGKDLPELGESSSITGEKLEQAVKQLEERLQEKPKDKPLKKAVRTLRKDLLPRLQKYEAQEAILGTRNSYSKTDPDATFMRMKEDHMRNGQLKPGYNVQIGTENQFIVGYSLHQRPTDTRCLIPHLEKIKSQLGKLPNTVIADAGYGGEENYDYLEQNEVEAIVKYSTYHREKSKAWQKDISKIDNWTYNSEQDTWTCAAGQTLHFRRVSQEKTESGYEIEYRHYRSAGCEDCPLKPQCTKAQGDREIKVSMKYWRLKNQAREKLRSEEGYALAVRRMIEPEPVFGDMKNNRGFKRFLLRGLPKVSLEVGWLSLAHNLLKKAAVDAKNEGAKRQQAA is encoded by the coding sequence TTGTACATTCAATATACCATGGATCAACTCTGTTTACCAATGGATTTAGAAGAGGACATTCCCGCCAATCACCTCGTTCGCGTGGTCAACGCCGCCGTCAATCGTCTCGACGACGCCATCTTCGACGCGGCTTACCCTGGAGGCGGACGAGACAGCTACCATCCTAAAATGCTCACCAAAGTCATCATATACGCCTACACGCAGCGCATTTACTCCTCGCGTCAAATCGCCAAAGCTGTCCGCGAAAACATCATGTTCATGTGGATCGCAGGCAGACAACGGCCGGACTTTCGCACCATCAACCGGTTTCGTTCGGAGCGGATGAAAACGGTTCTGGAGACGGTGTTTACCGCCGTTCTTCAGTTTCTGGCTGAGGAGAACTACGTGCAGCTCGAGCATTACTTTGTGGACGGCACGAAGATCGAAGCGAATGCCAACCGGTACACCTTTGTTTGGGGAAAAGCGGTCGTGAAGCATAAAGCCAAGCTCCAAGAGAAAGTGCAGACCTTATTTGCCACTATAGAGGAAGCTGAGAAGCAAGAAGAAGGAACGCACGACGGCAAGGATCTTCCCGAGCTGGGCGAGTCCTCTTCCATCACCGGTGAAAAGCTGGAGCAAGCCGTCAAACAATTGGAGGAGCGTCTGCAGGAGAAACCAAAGGACAAGCCGCTGAAGAAGGCAGTGCGCACGCTCCGCAAGGACTTGCTTCCTCGCCTTCAAAAGTATGAGGCGCAGGAAGCGATTTTAGGCACGAGAAACAGCTACAGCAAAACAGACCCTGACGCCACGTTTATGCGGATGAAAGAAGACCACATGCGAAACGGCCAACTGAAGCCAGGCTACAATGTTCAGATCGGCACTGAAAATCAATTCATTGTCGGTTACAGTCTGCACCAGCGGCCGACCGATACGCGCTGTCTCATCCCGCATCTGGAGAAGATAAAATCGCAGCTCGGCAAGCTGCCAAACACCGTTATCGCCGATGCGGGCTATGGCGGTGAAGAAAATTACGACTACTTGGAGCAAAATGAAGTCGAAGCCATTGTGAAGTACAGCACGTATCACCGTGAAAAGAGCAAGGCATGGCAAAAGGACATCAGCAAGATCGACAACTGGACCTATAACAGCGAACAAGATACATGGACATGTGCGGCCGGACAAACGCTCCATTTCCGCCGAGTGAGCCAGGAGAAAACGGAAAGTGGGTATGAAATCGAATATCGACATTACCGAAGTGCCGGCTGTGAGGACTGTCCGCTAAAGCCGCAGTGTACAAAAGCCCAAGGTGATCGCGAGATCAAAGTGAGCATGAAGTATTGGCGGCTAAAGAACCAGGCCAGGGAAAAGCTCCGCAGTGAAGAAGGGTATGCCCTGGCCGTAAGGCGCATGATCGAGCCGGAACCTGTGTTTGGCGATATGAAGAACAACCGAGGCTTTAAACGGTTCCTGCTTCGAGGCTTACCCAAAGTAAGTCTGGAGGTCGGGTGGCTTTCGCTTGCCCACAATCTGCTCAAGAAAGCAGCGGTGGACGCAAAAAACGAAGGAGCTAAGCGACAACAGGCCGCTTAG
- a CDS encoding S-layer homology domain-containing protein, with product MSRAGIISGKPIAGRPGAYFAPQDTATRAEAAHMLAKLLKSKQ from the coding sequence ATGAGCCGGGCCGGCATCATTTCCGGCAAGCCGATCGCGGGACGGCCGGGCGCGTATTTCGCGCCGCAGGACACGGCTACGCGCGCGGAAGCGGCTCATATGCTGGCCAAGCTGCTGAAGTCGAAGCAATAA
- a CDS encoding S-layer homology domain-containing protein: MEAAKVTLDQSALSLKVGGAAGTLKATVEGGDAAAVTWSSSDPGVATVDANGNVAPVAAGTAVISAFSGDGYGLAEATVTVAPADAVNPAPVPVPGTGTGNGTEQPGTETPSVEDGKVVAVVNVETDAAGKATAALSEETVEAAIKALESAEGGELVIRVRAGETARQVELTVPAAALTAITGSSAGTVVFETDLGTISLDRDAFAAAAAEAGDDDLVVTIGTVASGSSFGELTPAGRQIAETLIGNRSVVDLTLTVGGRTLSNLGGGTIGVGLPYSPGAGEDPNAIVALYLSEDGAVSIVRDGMYDASSGRLVFQTEHLSRYAVGYNRLEFSDIGASFAKDSVTYLAARDIIGGIGNGRFDPAGGLTRADVALLLARLAGADTEQTAGASFTDVKAGDYFAGAVAWASQNGIASGFGDGRFDPKAGVTREQLAAMLVRFAGYMNWTLPDNGQRPISRTRMRSPRLPRKRPKR; the protein is encoded by the coding sequence GTGGAAGCAGCCAAGGTGACGCTGGATCAAAGCGCTTTGTCGCTTAAAGTCGGCGGAGCGGCGGGAACGCTTAAGGCGACGGTCGAAGGCGGCGACGCGGCGGCCGTAACCTGGAGCTCGTCCGATCCGGGCGTGGCTACGGTCGATGCGAACGGAAACGTCGCGCCGGTCGCTGCCGGAACCGCCGTCATCTCCGCGTTCAGCGGCGACGGCTACGGCTTGGCGGAGGCGACGGTGACGGTAGCGCCGGCCGACGCCGTCAATCCGGCCCCGGTTCCGGTTCCGGGCACGGGAACGGGCAACGGTACGGAACAACCGGGAACGGAGACGCCGTCCGTTGAAGACGGCAAAGTCGTGGCGGTCGTGAACGTCGAGACCGATGCGGCAGGCAAGGCGACGGCAGCTCTTTCGGAAGAGACGGTCGAGGCGGCGATTAAAGCGCTGGAATCCGCCGAGGGCGGGGAGCTTGTCATTCGGGTGCGGGCCGGGGAAACGGCTCGGCAAGTCGAGCTGACCGTGCCCGCCGCGGCGCTGACGGCGATAACGGGCAGCTCCGCCGGCACGGTCGTCTTCGAAACGGACCTCGGCACGATTTCGCTGGACCGGGACGCGTTTGCGGCCGCAGCTGCGGAAGCGGGCGACGACGACCTTGTCGTGACGATCGGGACGGTCGCGTCCGGCTCGTCGTTCGGCGAACTGACGCCGGCAGGACGGCAAATCGCGGAAACGCTGATCGGCAACCGCTCCGTCGTCGACTTGACGCTGACCGTCGGAGGCCGGACGCTGTCGAACCTGGGCGGCGGCACGATCGGCGTAGGCTTGCCGTATTCCCCGGGTGCAGGCGAAGATCCGAACGCGATCGTCGCGCTTTACCTTTCGGAAGACGGCGCGGTTTCGATCGTGCGCGACGGCATGTACGACGCATCTTCCGGACGCCTCGTATTCCAAACGGAGCACCTTTCCCGTTATGCGGTCGGCTACAACAGGCTTGAGTTCTCCGACATCGGCGCAAGCTTCGCGAAAGATTCCGTGACGTACTTGGCCGCTCGCGACATCATCGGCGGCATCGGGAACGGCCGGTTCGATCCGGCCGGCGGGCTGACCCGCGCGGACGTCGCCCTGCTGCTCGCGCGTTTGGCGGGAGCGGATACGGAGCAAACGGCGGGAGCTTCGTTTACGGACGTGAAGGCCGGCGACTATTTCGCGGGCGCGGTTGCCTGGGCTTCGCAAAACGGCATCGCGAGCGGCTTCGGCGACGGGCGCTTCGATCCGAAGGCGGGCGTGACGCGCGAGCAGCTTGCGGCCATGCTTGTCCGGTTTGCGGGTTACATGAATTGGACGCTTCCGGACAACGGGCAGCGGCCGATTTCGCGGACGCGGATGCGATCGCCGCGTTTGCCTCGGAAGCGGCCCAAGCGATGA
- a CDS encoding choice-of-anchor I family protein, giving the protein MNRTSKKVLSFFLAAEMLLGGAMAALPASAAEGGAAGAISGVPYAADGSYDVAVPHVVIHQAYGGGAEGASDRFFSNGFIELYNPTDDDVDLNGWTLHYADPTMASGTWIKLDLTGTIGARSSYLVVDGQSDDSFVSDIRGKGDKTWSDAFFYNKGMKVVLMSGGASSLDGVVNPFADKPEGYVDMIGTAGNDNGLTIDGYETDYPTGKAEGTSKKKSVRRESFADTDNNKADFEQIGYEEEGDATFAENRPRSGADGAWGAEAPALGLATETLADATVGRPYSAALSVYGGAAPYTFEASGLPGGLDIDAASGTIAGTPLEAGTASVSVSVYDSSEPRLQLAREFTLAVKEAPALAMPDLLGMTKLGGYSVGVTSEDGGLAEIVKYNRDNGKFYLVNGSADPATLDIVKLNGGANPEKETSVLVEKLAEVDGFVYGDLTSVDINTATKRVAVAVQEADAMKNGKVLVLDYDGKPLESYETGVQPDMVKFSDDGRYILTADEGEPRTEAGDPEGSVTIVDTVAKETVRVKFDDPSVIDDLVHIRGAADPETNFIMGKGSKEDAVFDLEPEYIELSEDQKTAFVSLQENNAIAAIDIASAKVLYVKGLGYKDLNDPRNALDLVKDGEIKLENVPFYGVYMPDGISEYTTGGKTYLFTANEGDATEWPGKENASDVGDLKAALDPESAAALFLAGKSDYDDVEAKTDEGTDGIYLFGGRSFSIWDAETMEQVYDSGNDFEKITAERLPDYFNASNSNTSLDSRSEKKGPEPEYVTVGKVGKRALAFVGLERIGGVMTYDVTDPAAPVFVNYFNTREFAMEDNLTDSGPRDWSSSRRRTARRGGRCCSSPTKSAARWRCIRWKQPR; this is encoded by the coding sequence TTGAATCGGACAAGCAAAAAAGTACTCTCTTTCTTCCTCGCCGCGGAAATGCTGCTGGGCGGGGCCATGGCGGCGCTTCCGGCTTCCGCTGCCGAAGGCGGTGCCGCCGGGGCGATTTCCGGCGTTCCGTATGCGGCGGACGGCAGCTACGACGTCGCGGTGCCGCACGTCGTCATCCATCAGGCGTACGGGGGCGGAGCGGAAGGGGCGAGCGATCGTTTCTTCTCCAACGGCTTCATCGAGCTCTATAACCCTACGGACGATGACGTGGACCTGAACGGTTGGACGCTTCATTATGCGGACCCGACGATGGCGTCCGGCACCTGGATCAAGCTCGACCTGACCGGAACGATCGGCGCCCGTTCGTCTTATCTTGTCGTCGACGGCCAATCCGACGATTCGTTCGTCAGCGATATTCGCGGCAAGGGCGATAAGACGTGGTCCGATGCGTTTTTTTACAATAAAGGGATGAAGGTCGTGCTGATGAGCGGCGGGGCTTCGTCGCTGGACGGCGTCGTCAATCCGTTCGCCGATAAGCCGGAAGGCTACGTCGACATGATCGGAACGGCCGGCAACGACAACGGCCTGACGATCGACGGCTACGAAACGGACTATCCGACCGGCAAGGCGGAAGGGACGTCCAAGAAGAAGTCGGTGCGCCGCGAGTCGTTTGCCGACACGGACAACAACAAGGCGGATTTCGAGCAAATCGGCTACGAGGAGGAAGGGGACGCGACCTTTGCGGAAAACCGCCCGCGCAGCGGCGCGGACGGCGCTTGGGGAGCCGAGGCTCCGGCGCTCGGGCTTGCGACGGAAACGCTCGCGGACGCGACGGTCGGCCGGCCGTATTCGGCGGCCCTCTCCGTTTACGGCGGCGCGGCTCCGTATACGTTCGAAGCGAGCGGCCTGCCCGGCGGACTGGACATCGACGCCGCCTCCGGAACGATTGCCGGCACGCCGCTTGAAGCCGGCACGGCGTCGGTCTCCGTCTCCGTTTACGACAGCTCGGAGCCGCGGCTGCAACTTGCTCGCGAGTTTACGCTTGCGGTGAAGGAAGCGCCCGCGCTGGCGATGCCCGATCTTCTCGGCATGACGAAGCTGGGCGGCTATTCCGTCGGCGTGACGAGCGAGGACGGCGGCTTGGCCGAAATCGTCAAATACAATCGCGATAACGGCAAGTTTTATTTGGTGAACGGCTCCGCCGACCCGGCGACCCTCGATATCGTGAAGCTGAACGGCGGCGCGAACCCGGAGAAGGAAACGAGCGTGCTGGTCGAAAAGCTGGCGGAAGTCGACGGGTTCGTTTACGGGGATTTGACGAGCGTCGATATCAATACCGCGACGAAACGGGTCGCCGTGGCGGTACAGGAAGCGGACGCCATGAAAAACGGCAAGGTGCTCGTGCTCGACTACGACGGCAAGCCGCTCGAATCGTACGAGACGGGCGTTCAGCCGGATATGGTGAAGTTCAGCGACGACGGCAGGTACATTTTGACGGCGGACGAAGGGGAGCCCCGCACGGAGGCGGGCGATCCGGAAGGCAGCGTGACGATCGTCGACACGGTCGCGAAGGAAACGGTTCGCGTCAAATTCGACGATCCGTCGGTCATCGACGATCTCGTCCACATTCGCGGAGCCGCCGATCCGGAAACGAACTTCATTATGGGCAAAGGCAGCAAGGAAGACGCGGTATTCGATCTCGAGCCCGAGTACATCGAGCTTTCCGAGGATCAAAAAACGGCGTTCGTCAGCCTGCAGGAAAACAACGCGATCGCCGCGATCGATATCGCGAGCGCCAAAGTGCTGTATGTCAAAGGGCTGGGCTACAAGGATCTGAACGATCCCCGCAATGCGCTAGACCTGGTCAAGGACGGGGAAATCAAGCTGGAAAACGTTCCGTTCTACGGCGTCTACATGCCGGATGGCATTTCCGAATACACGACCGGCGGGAAAACGTATCTCTTCACGGCGAACGAAGGCGACGCGACGGAATGGCCGGGCAAGGAAAACGCCAGCGACGTCGGCGATTTGAAGGCCGCGCTCGATCCGGAGTCGGCGGCGGCATTGTTCCTGGCCGGCAAGTCGGATTATGACGATGTCGAAGCGAAAACCGACGAAGGCACGGACGGCATTTATTTGTTCGGCGGCCGTTCCTTCTCGATATGGGACGCGGAGACGATGGAGCAGGTGTACGACAGCGGCAACGATTTCGAAAAAATTACGGCCGAGCGGCTGCCGGATTATTTTAACGCCAGCAACAGCAATACGTCATTGGACAGCCGAAGCGAGAAAAAAGGGCCGGAGCCGGAATACGTCACGGTCGGAAAAGTCGGCAAGCGGGCGCTCGCCTTCGTCGGCCTGGAGCGAATCGGCGGCGTCATGACCTACGATGTCACCGATCCGGCGGCACCGGTGTTCGTCAATTATTTCAACACCCGCGAGTTCGCGATGGAAGACAATTTGACCGACTCGGGCCCGAGGGACTGGAGTTCATCCCGGCGGCGGACAGCCCGACGGGGCGGCCGCTGCTGCTCGTCGCCAACGAAGTCGGCGGCACGGTGGCGGTGTATCAGGTGGAAGCAGCCAAGGTGA
- the tatA gene encoding twin-arginine translocase TatA/TatE family subunit translates to MPTIGATGIILLVAIALLLFGPKKLPELGRAVGTTIREFRSGSKALLAETDKPSDRDESKSGNS, encoded by the coding sequence ATGCCGACGATCGGAGCCACGGGCATCATTTTGCTTGTCGCCATCGCCTTGCTGCTGTTCGGTCCGAAAAAATTGCCGGAGCTGGGCCGGGCCGTCGGGACGACGATCCGCGAATTCCGCAGCGGCAGCAAAGCGCTGCTTGCGGAAACGGACAAGCCCTCAGACCGGGACGAGAGCAAAAGCGGCAATTCCTGA
- a CDS encoding lactonase family protein, producing MAEKSSGRIAVFAGTYATAEAEGIGMFEWDAVTESWTKAGGAGGLANPSFLALHPKLNVLFAASETAEGAVAAYRYDWRKRTMTEINRQPTKGADPCHIGVDRTGRWLLGVNYSGGSVFAFPIGADGEIGEMSDFHAHEGSGVRADRQEAPHPHSIFAVPGTDDWLVSDLGTDKLYVYRLDAQTGKLTLRGAAEVAPGAGPRHAAFHPELPLVYSVEELSSAVSVWRYRADDGSLSLLQTTTTLPADFAGDNTCADIHLNASGTRVYASNRGHDSIAVFRVAADGTLEAQGQVPCGGRMPRNFAVVGNDWLFAANQDSGSIVAFRLNEQGIPVPVGSQIEIAKPVCLKIANL from the coding sequence TTGGCGGAAAAAAGCAGCGGCCGGATTGCCGTTTTTGCGGGGACATACGCGACTGCCGAGGCGGAAGGAATCGGAATGTTCGAATGGGATGCGGTAACGGAAAGCTGGACGAAGGCGGGAGGTGCCGGAGGCCTGGCGAATCCTTCGTTTTTGGCGCTGCATCCGAAGCTGAACGTGCTCTTTGCCGCCAGCGAGACGGCGGAAGGAGCGGTCGCGGCTTATCGGTACGATTGGCGAAAACGAACGATGACGGAAATCAACCGCCAACCGACGAAAGGAGCCGACCCGTGCCATATCGGGGTGGATCGGACGGGGCGCTGGCTCCTTGGCGTCAATTATTCGGGCGGCAGCGTCTTCGCCTTTCCGATCGGCGCGGACGGAGAGATCGGCGAGATGAGCGATTTTCACGCTCACGAGGGAAGCGGCGTTCGGGCGGATCGTCAGGAGGCGCCGCACCCGCACTCGATTTTCGCCGTTCCGGGAACGGACGATTGGCTCGTTTCCGACCTGGGAACGGATAAACTGTACGTTTATCGCCTCGATGCGCAAACGGGCAAGCTGACGCTGCGCGGCGCAGCGGAGGTCGCTCCGGGGGCGGGGCCGCGCCATGCGGCGTTCCATCCGGAGCTTCCGCTCGTATATTCGGTCGAGGAGCTGAGCTCGGCGGTGTCGGTATGGCGTTACCGGGCGGACGACGGCTCTCTTTCGCTGCTGCAAACGACGACGACGCTGCCGGCCGATTTTGCGGGGGACAACACGTGCGCGGACATCCATTTGAACGCCTCCGGCACGCGGGTTTACGCATCCAATCGCGGACACGACAGCATTGCCGTCTTTCGCGTCGCCGCGGACGGAACGCTCGAAGCGCAGGGACAGGTACCGTGCGGGGGCCGGATGCCGCGAAATTTCGCCGTCGTCGGAAACGACTGGCTTTTCGCCGCCAATCAGGATTCGGGCTCGATCGTCGCCTTCCGGCTGAACGAGCAGGGAATCCCCGTGCCGGTCGGCTCGCAGATCGAGATCGCCAAGCCCGTTTGCCTGAAAATCGCGAACCTCTGA
- a CDS encoding YtxH domain-containing protein: protein MAERQNSGNGLMKGAVIGATIGAAAALLLAPKAGRELRGDIRDTYIRSKDKTRQLASEAGAKTQEVAHQVVRHASDLAGKTRAALQSAKDDAQTAMAEEQKPN from the coding sequence ATGGCAGAACGTCAAAACAGCGGCAACGGACTGATGAAGGGCGCCGTTATCGGCGCGACGATCGGCGCGGCGGCGGCCTTGCTTTTGGCTCCGAAGGCGGGTCGCGAGCTTCGCGGGGATATCCGGGACACGTATATCCGGTCGAAGGACAAAACCAGGCAGCTCGCAAGCGAAGCCGGCGCGAAAACGCAGGAGGTCGCGCATCAGGTCGTCCGGCACGCGTCGGACCTCGCCGGCAAAACGCGCGCCGCCCTCCAATCCGCCAAGGATGATGCGCAAACCGCGATGGCGGAAGAGCAAAAACCGAACTGA
- a CDS encoding sigma-70 family RNA polymerase sigma factor, translating into MSVTPNARLPDDAMEKIFRYQQTDSRELADELVREYDPLVRMAAHKISRNRPDLQEDLIQVGRMSLFRLLKQFDPGFGMPFEPYAMKSMVGQMKNYLRDKSWYVQVPRRIKEKGLNLQRAIDELTMELERSPSVPEIAERMDMSLEETLEVLAGRELYHYVSLDTPVSDDENGATLGEMIGVPSDDYAEVDRKLVLDKAMDRLKPEERKVLLLLYEQGYSQRFVAEQLGVSQMSVSRIQRRAIDQLKKWLSAGGEAPDG; encoded by the coding sequence ATGAGCGTAACTCCAAACGCGCGTCTGCCCGACGACGCGATGGAGAAAATATTCCGCTATCAGCAAACCGACTCCAGGGAACTTGCGGACGAACTGGTGCGCGAGTACGATCCGCTCGTCCGCATGGCCGCCCATAAAATATCCCGCAACCGACCGGATCTTCAGGAGGATCTCATTCAGGTGGGGCGGATGTCGCTGTTCCGGCTGCTCAAGCAGTTCGATCCGGGCTTTGGCATGCCCTTCGAGCCTTACGCGATGAAGAGCATGGTCGGCCAGATGAAAAATTATTTGCGGGACAAGTCGTGGTATGTCCAGGTGCCGCGCAGAATCAAGGAAAAAGGGCTCAATCTGCAGCGCGCGATCGACGAGCTGACGATGGAGCTGGAGCGCTCGCCGAGCGTTCCGGAAATTGCCGAGCGCATGGACATGAGCCTGGAGGAGACGTTGGAAGTGCTGGCCGGACGGGAGCTGTACCATTACGTTTCGCTGGATACGCCGGTATCCGACGACGAAAACGGCGCGACGCTGGGCGAGATGATCGGCGTGCCGTCCGACGACTACGCGGAAGTCGACCGCAAGCTGGTGCTGGACAAGGCGATGGACCGGCTGAAGCCCGAAGAGCGGAAGGTGCTTCTGCTATTATACGAGCAGGGCTACTCCCAGCGATTCGTGGCCGAGCAATTGGGCGTCTCCCAAATGAGCGTGTCCCGCATTCAGCGGCGCGCGATCGATCAGCTGAAGAAGTGGCTTTCCGCCGGCGGAGAAGCGCCGGACGGGTGA